Proteins encoded in a region of the Mercenaria mercenaria strain notata chromosome 1, MADL_Memer_1, whole genome shotgun sequence genome:
- the LOC123536209 gene encoding syntaxin-5-like has translation MITRRRRNNSDSDDRPITNRYQLGGKTFETQEPAASEFPSSFIDSEMSCRDRTNEFASAVKSLQSRHINGHLPSSRRTGPIKQRSEFTQIAKRIGRDLANTFAKLEKLTLLAKRKSLFDDKPVEIQELTYIIKEDINSLNKQIAQLQQVARGQQGQNARQKQTHSNTVVVALQSKLATMSNDFKQVLEVRTENLKHQKSRREQFSQATSMSPASPQGFGNPGQSVLLQDEAKYNGQAGGDFAINMDLDKSRYQQQLQLIDEQDSYISERANTMQNIESTIVELGQIFTQLAHMVKEQEESVQRIDSNVEDAQLNVEAAHGELLKYFQSVTNNRWLMIKIFAVLIIFFIIFIVFMA, from the exons ATGATCACTAGGAGAAGGAGAAACAATTCAGACTCGGATGATCGACCAATCACTAACAGATACCAGCTAGGAggaaaaacatttgaaacacaagaaCCAGCTGCCTCGGAGTTTCCTAGTTCATTCATAGATTCCGAGATGTCATGTAGAGACCGCACAAATGAGTTTGCTTCAGCAGTAAAATCTCTTCAGTCTCGACATATAAATGGACATTTGCCTTCTTCACGAAGAACAGGGCCTATCAAGCAACGAAGTGAATTCACACAAATTGCAAA GAGAATAGGAAGAGATCTGGCCAACACATTTGCAAAACTAGAAAAGTTAACATTAT TGGCAAAAAGGAAGTCTTTATTTGACGATAAACCAGTAGAGATACAAGAGTTGACATACATTATCAAGGAGGAcataaacagtttaaacaaacaGATAGCACAGTTACAGCAGGTAGCCAGAGGTCAACAGGGCCAGAATGCACGACAAAAACAAACTCATTCCAACACAGTCGTTGTTGCTCTACAG tcAAAGCTGGCGACTATGTCAAATGACTTTAAGCAGGTCCTTGAGGTCAGAACAGAG AACTTAAAGCACCAAAAGTCGCGTAGAGAACAATTTTCACAGGCTACTTCAATGTCACCGGCATCACCTCAGGGCTTTGGAAACCCAG GCCAGTCTGTATTGTTACAAGATGAAGCCAAGTACAATGGTCAGGCTGGTGGTGATTTTGCAATAAATATGGACCTTGATAAGTCCCGGTACCAGCAGCAGTTGCAACTAATTGATGAGCAG GACTCATATATTAGTGAGAGAGCAAACACAATGCAAAATATAGAATCAACCATTGTAGAACTGGGCCAGATATTTACACAACTTGCTCATATGGTGAAAGAGCAGGAAGAATCTGTACAAAG GATAGATTCCAATGTTGAAGATGCACAACTTAATGTAGAAGCTGCTCATGGTGAACTGTTAAAATACTTCCAGTCAGTGACAAATAATCGATGGCTAATGATTAAAATATTTGCTGTGTTGATTATATTCTTCATAATTTTTATAGTGTTTATGGCCTAA